From the Eschrichtius robustus isolate mEscRob2 chromosome 3, mEscRob2.pri, whole genome shotgun sequence genome, the window TCACATAACTTATATATCTGCCCCCCCCTAGACTGAGCTCCTTTCCATCTCTGTGTCCACAGCACCTAGAATGATTGTTGACCCACAACAGGCACTCAACAAACATGCGAATTAATTTGTCTGATACAGAAAAGACTTCACAGAGGAGCTGGGCTTGGAAGGATAAAGTGTTCCCTCAATAGTAATTATTGGTAACAAACTGATTGTACTcagtgagccaggcactgtgttgaGTAATTTAAAAGAATTGTCTTTTTCATCCTTACAACTACTGAAAGAGGTAATGGACTACTAgtaaacccattttacagataaagaaaccaaggcacagagtggTTAAGTCATTTTCCCAAGATTGCACAATGCTTAAGTGGCAAATTGACATTCAAGCAAAAGTGAGCCAACTCCATGGCCTTAAGGAAGGGgtgggtgagtgaatgaatgagtgagtgaatgagcgACTGAATGTGTGAATGAGTGACTGAATAAGAGACTGAATGaaaagtgagtgaatgaatgaaagttagTGAATGAAAGAAGAGTGAATGAGTGAGCCAGTGAGTGAGGGAAAGAATGAATGGCACCTCAAGGCTGATGTGAGTCTTGGGTGGTCCTGTTCTGAGCCCATGACAGGGTTGGGCTAGAGGGGTGGGGAAAGACGGCGTTCACTGAGGGCTGTCGACGTCTGACACCTAGTAGATCAGAAACCTGACAGTCACAGAAATGGGGCCtgatggaggaggagaagagtGACCTGTGACCAAAACCTCAGGCATGCCCGGATGGCAGAGCCCGCTTCACGGGCTTGCGACCTGTACAGTCGCACAGGGACTGGCTCAGAAGGGCCTCCAACTCTCGGTTTAATGCTCTGCCGTCGCCACCTTAAAActcttaatttttgaacaaggggtcTCACATTTCATTTTCCCCTGGGCCCCTCAAGTTATGCAGCCGGCCGTGCTGCATGGTAACCACCCCCCATCCTTTTAGACAGAAGACAAGTAGTGGGAAAATATTTCCCGAATAGGTCCCCCACGTACGCACCAATCAAACTTGCCCACTTGGTCTTCGTAGACCGCGGCCGCAGGGATGAGCAGGGCAGCCCAGAGCCAGAATCGTGAAGCCTCCACCGCCGCCGCCATGATGGCAGCCCGGGCTCGGCCCGCCGCCGGCCCGGCATGCACTGGGCCGCAGGCTCCGCCTCCGCGGGACCATAGAGTTGGGAACCGCACGCGGAGCTCTCGGTGGGGCGCCCAGGACTCTGGGATCCCCCGCCCGCGCAGGAAGTCGCTCTGGAGACTCGAGAGCGCAGGCGGTGGCCGGGCAGGGAGAGGCGGGCCTCAGCGCAGATTGGGTCAGGCACGCGCAAGGGCAGCCCCCGACGGCCGTCCCAGAGGCCCCAGCGCCGCCGAGGTCCTAATAGGCAGCACCGTCTTCCGCCGCACGTGGCTGCAGCGCGATGCCCAAATCCAAGCGCGACAAGAAAGGTGGGCAAAGGGGGTCTTGGGACCCGGTGAGGAATTCGCGGGCTGGCTGTCGCCTGCGGTAGGGGCTTCGCGGGGGAAGCacgggggtgggggctggagccGGGTCGGGTCAGGGAGCGGAGACTGCTTTGCCAGGCCTCCAGAGTTTCTCCGAGGCCGGCTGGTCGGTGAACAGCCTCTGAACACCCAGGCTGCGCCCGATCTCGCCTTGGCCCACCTTTTCCTACCTCAGTCCATCTGTCTTAGCTCTCCGCGCTCCCCCCACCCTACCGCCTTTCCCTCAACCCAGACTGATCCCTAAGCATGGTGTTGTGTACTTAAAGTTGCTTCTGTCTGGCATGCTTGTGCTCCGGTCTTCGtatggctggctccttctcagtTGGCAGTTCGTAGGATACCTCCTAAAAGAGTATTCCTGACTACCTCTACTATGGTGGGTCTCTCTCACTCCGGCTCTCTAGCACATTCACTCACCAAATTAGAGAGGGGCCTGGCACTCTCTAGGCGTTGAAGGATACAGCAGTTACAACAAGGAAGGTCTAGAGCCCTCATCAAGCTTAATATTTTAGTTATGGGAAGTATATCCTCCCAAGGTACCGAAAATCGAATCAGTAAATTCAGATAGTGATAAGTCCCATGGAGTAAGagtgagagaaaaagaagttGATATTCTTTTGTGCAGTGTGGCCAGAGAAGGTCTCTGTTGAGATGACAAATGAGCAGGAACTTGAAGAAAGTAAATAAGCAACCCATGGAGTTACCTGGAAGGGTGGTGGTCCCAGGAGAGGGAACACGaagggcaaaggccctgaagcGGGAGCACGTTTGACATGTTCTGGGGCAAGAGGCCAGCGTGGCCAGagcagaaaaggagggagagggaattGGGCAGAGTGTGTGCGGCTTGAAAGACCTTTGCAAGGAATTGGCTTTCACATGCAGGTGAAACGGGAGGAGAGAGCTCGAGCAGAGGAATGATGGGGTTCACCTTTACTTTAGAAAGATCACCCTAGTTGCTTTGTTGAGAATAGACAGGGAAGGTGGGGGCAGTGTGCAGGGGTGGAAGCAGCGAGACTAGCAGTAATCCAAGAGAGCATGGTGCTGGCTAGGTCCACAGTTGTAGCAGTGGAAATGCTGGAAAATGGACAGCTGTATTTTGTTTGCCCTCCTGTGCTGCACTTGCCCCTGAATGGTGTGATTACCTTTCTAGATGTGTGCTTCGTGAAGAGGGACTGACTGAGTGCCAGGCAGGATGAATAAGAAGTGGCCTCCTCCTGGGACCCAGGGCTTTGCATTTGATGCTCTGTTAATCGTTTGTGGAATGATTGGGTTCTGTGAGGGAGCCCTGGTCAGATCTGGCAAATGCCAAACCCTTCTGGTTAAGGGGCAAATTGGGCCCCAGCTGTTGTTAGAGAAGAGGTGCTTGTCCCTCCCCAAAGAGGCGTTGCTGCATCCATGGGTCCAAACTGCAAGACAGCGTGTAGCAGAGGAGATACAGTCCCCAGCCCAGAGCAGCCACAGATGGTCTCTGTGTACCACAGCAGCACAGGGACGCGCCTCAGCCAGCAGCTAGCTCAGCCACAGGCAGGGCCCCCAGAGCCCACACACCTCAGTAGGGGGTTTTCACTTCTCCTCAGGGGAGCTAAGGAATACCTGGTTTGTCTGAGTAACAGGAAAGGTGGGAAGGGACCTTCAGGCTCGGGAACAGTAGCAAGTAGGCACTCTGGGGACCTGGGAGTAGCCTTGCATGCCAGAAGTGGTGGCCACAAAAGCCGTGCTACCTTTTCTCAGATTGGCTTGGTCCAGCTGGGCTACCAAAGGGGGGAAGAAAGAGTCTCCAGGACATCCAGATTTGTCTCTCATCAtctcccctttttcttctttgtattagtCTCCCTCACCAAAACCGCTAAGAAAGGCTTGGAACTGAAACAGAACTTGATAGAAGAGGTAAGAgcgtgttctttttatttttccagaccTTGTATTTAGTTTATAAACGTGGGTGTAGGGCTGTTTGTCAGGGAAACAtactgtttggaaaaaaaaaaaagccaaggtgCTGATCCAGCCCTTTTTCCTCCAGCAGCAGCACCAATAAAAACTCCCATAGTGATGGTTTCTAGCTTGATTGAGCCCTTCCTCTGCCCTGCACGGCACTGTTTCACATGTGAAGCACCCCTGTGAGGTAGATGCGAGGGGATGTTATCGCTGTTTTGCAGTCCGGTAACTGAAGCTTGCAGAGGTTTGTTAGTCTGCCCGATGTCAGAAAAGCCAGGGAGTTACCAGGTGTGGGTAAACGCACCAAGCCACTGTCTGCACTGCATCAGGCTGCAGGCTGGGTGAGAGCGGAGTTTCCTCCGGCACAAAGATGCCATTTTCCTTGAGACCACTTCATCGTGGCTGCAGCCAACAACGTGGGCACCGCAGGGCTCATGAGCCGCCTCCCCTTATGCCTAAATGACAAGACTTTACATGTCTCCATATAGCAGGAGCCTTCCTAGTGTAGCTAAGCTTCTAGATCGTCAGCAATTACTGGACAAAGCAAAGAGAAGTGGTCGGTTGCACTGGTGGCCACCGTACGTCGGAAACCTGGGGAGACGGTGGGCTCTTGACCCATGGCTCAGCTTCCCCCGCACTTTGCCGTCATGCCTGCTTTGCGTCAGGGCAGCCCCTGTCCTTAGTATCCTGGCTTCAGTAGCAGAGGCAAGGAGGAAACAACCAGGTTAGAGGCTCTAAACATCCACAGTTGTAAGAGACCTGGAGCAGTCTCTTTCCCACTTGAGGCCAGAATACTGCCCAACCTCTGCTGCCCGTTGGACTCCAGAGCCCCATGAATTGTCCTGCAGCTTCGGAAATGTGTGGACACATACAAGTACCTCTTCGTCTTCTCCGTGGCCAACATGAGGAACAGCAAGCTGAAGGACGTCCGCAGTGCCTGGAAGCACAGCCGGTGAGTGGGCAGTGGGAGAAGGGCCTGAGTGCGGAGGGGCCAGGCTGCTTGCAAAGCACAGGGGCAGTTAGTGACCTCGGTCACAGGTGGCACCTTAATAAAGACAGAGTGCCACGCCCCCATCCCGCTGAAGGGCGCTTTTTAACTGTTAAAGTTTGTCTCgcgttgggggggtggggggcgggttgAGCGGTGACCTCTCCAGGAGAAGGGGCTCCCTGAACCCTGGGGTCTGGTCCCTTAAGGAACATCCCACCCATTCTGGTTCAGACCATTGAACAGGCCTCTTCCACATATCCAGACGCACTCACAGTGCTGAGACAGAATGTGAGTTTCAGGGTCTGTGCAGGAAAATAATgagagggaccctgggctggcGACAAAGTGAGCAGGGCTGCGTGGAAGAGTGCAGCCTCTGGCCACACCTTCTGCTACAAAACAGCCTGGGCCTTGGCTTGGGCTCCAGGGACTGAAGCTGGTTTGCACTGAAGTGAGGGCAGGGCGGGGCGCTTCCTTCACAGACCCCTCTTTTTCTCTGTAGGATGTTCTTTGGCAAAAACAAAGTGATGATGGTGGCCCTGGGTCGAAGCCCGTCTGACGAGTACAAAGACAATCTGCATCAAGTGAGTCTCTGGCCCTCACAGGGAGGGGCCGAGGCCAGGCTGCCTTCTCCACTGCCGTCACATGATGCACACTGCAGCCATCTGGCCCGGGGTCGGCTTGAAGCTCGGTTCTCCTTTAACCTCCAGACCCAGAGAGTAGTGCTGCCCCCCTCCAGCTgtgaccaaaaatgtctccaggtgtTGCCAGATGAGGGGGGCGGGGCCGGCAAAATCGTCCCCAGTTGAGAACCGCTGCTCTAATGTGACCGACCCCGCCCCACTTTGGTTCTGTAGGTCAGCAAGAAGTTGAGGGGTGAAGTTGGTCTCCTTTTCACCAATCGCACTAAGGAGGAAGTGAACGAGTAAGTGCTCTGGAGGAGCGGTGGGAAGGGAAAGGTCGGCGAGGTCTCCGGGGAGGGAATAGCCCAGGACTTTGTACAGTAGAGGCACCGAGTAAAACCTGGTTCCTGGTTCCTGGAATCCTGTTACTGAGTCTCTGTTCTCCCAGGCTCAGAGCTCCAGGCTGAGCTGAGGAGGAAGGGACGTGAGGCGAGGCCCAGGCGGAAAcctgccctcctgccccttctctttcccctcaGGTGGTTCACGAAATACACGGAAGTAGACTACGCCCGAGCTGGGAACAAAGCCACTTTCACCGTGAGCCTGGACCCGGGGCCCCTGGAGCAGTTCCCGCACTCCATGGAGCCACAGCTCAGGCAGCTGGGCCTGCCCACGGCCCTCAAGAAAGGTACAGGGGCGTCCCCAGAGCTGAGAGGTCACAGCTGAGCGGCCGAGAGCGCAGGTTTCCAAGCCAGACAACTCCCCCCCTCAGCCCCAGTTTCCTCCAGCCTCCGTTTTCTCATGTGAAAACAGGACTAAGCGCCCGCCTGACAGTTGGGGTGAATGTGCATAGCAACTTACAGCTAGAATACAGCAGTTAGGGGGCACGGAAGGGAGGAGGAGCTGCTGCCCCACACAAACCCTCCTGGGCGGCTGAATGCTCACTGGTGAACCCCTGCCCCGGTGCTGCTGGAAGCCTGGGGGCGGCCCTGCACAGGCCGCTGTGCCAGAGTAACTGCCTGGGGGCCCCCTTCTCTGCAGGTGTGGTGACCCTGCTGTCCGACCACGAGGTGTGCAAGGAGGGCGATGTGCTGACCCCGGAGCAGGCCCGCGTCCTGGTG encodes:
- the MRTO4 gene encoding mRNA turnover protein 4 homolog isoform X1, with the protein product MPKSKRDKKVSLTKTAKKGLELKQNLIEELRKCVDTYKYLFVFSVANMRNSKLKDVRSAWKHSRMFFGKNKVMMVALGRSPSDEYKDNLHQVSKKLRGEVGLLFTNRTKEEVNEWFTKYTEVDYARAGNKATFTVSLDPGPLEQFPHSMEPQLRQLGLPTALKKGVVTLLSDHEVCKEGDVLTPEQARVLKLFGYEMAEFKVTIKYVWDAQSGSFQQMGDDLPESAPESEGESEEDDDS
- the MRTO4 gene encoding mRNA turnover protein 4 homolog isoform X2, which translates into the protein MRNSKLKDVRSAWKHSRMFFGKNKVMMVALGRSPSDEYKDNLHQVSKKLRGEVGLLFTNRTKEEVNEWFTKYTEVDYARAGNKATFTVSLDPGPLEQFPHSMEPQLRQLGLPTALKKGVVTLLSDHEVCKEGDVLTPEQARVLKLFGYEMAEFKVTIKYVWDAQSGSFQQMGDDLPESAPESEGESEEDDDS